In the genome of Loxodonta africana isolate mLoxAfr1 chromosome 16, mLoxAfr1.hap2, whole genome shotgun sequence, one region contains:
- the BBIP1 gene encoding LOW QUALITY PROTEIN: BBSome-interacting protein 1 (The sequence of the model RefSeq protein was modified relative to this genomic sequence to represent the inferred CDS: substituted 1 base at 1 genomic stop codon), protein MAEVKSMFREVLPKQGQLSVEDVTTMVLCKPKLLPFKSLTLEKLEKMRQAAQDTIREQEMAEKKQQXLTE, encoded by the exons ATGGCGGAAGTGAAGTCAATGTTCCGGGAAGTTCTTCCAAAACAAG GGCAGCTGTCTGTAGAAGATGTAACCACAATGGTGCTATGTAAGCCCAAACTTTTACCCTTTAAATCTCTGACTCTGGAAAAACTGGAGAAGATGCGGCAAGCAGCACAGGATACAATTCGTGAACAAGAAATGGCAGAAAAGAAACAGCAATAACTCACTGAATGA